In a single window of the Gossypium hirsutum isolate 1008001.06 chromosome D02, Gossypium_hirsutum_v2.1, whole genome shotgun sequence genome:
- the LOC107908807 gene encoding beta-galactosidase 5 encodes MAANSISHCFSLSITILFLYLLLVHCNVTYDRKAIAIDGQKRILFSGSIHYPRSTPEMWEGLIQKAKNGGLDVIDTYVFWNLHEPSPGNYNFEGRYDLVQFIKLVKKAGLYVHLRIGPYICGEWNFGGFPVWLKYVPGISFRTDNEPFKKAMAKFTQKIVQMMKDENLFESQGGPIILSQIENEYEPESKLYGPAGKAYVKWAAKMAVGLNTGVPWVMCKEYDAPDPVINTCNGFYCDYFSPNKPYKPTLWTEAWTGWFSDFGGPNYQRPVEDLAFAVARFIQKGGSFVNYYMYHGGTNFGRTAGGPFITTSYDYDAPIDEYGLIRQPKYDHLKELHKAIKLCEKALLNSDPNIVILGSYEKAHVFSSESGGCAAFLSNYNLRSNAKVTFNNMHYNLPRWSISILPDCRNVVFNTAKVGTEASRVQMVPTNVKIESWETFNEDVHSVDDESSMTVKGLLEQLNITRDTSDYLWYTTSVRISSSESFPRKGTPLTLSIQTAGHGIHVFINGQLSGSAFGTQQKRKFSFTKNINLHPGENKISILSIAVGLPNIGPHFETRNIGVQGPVVLHGLDEGKKDLTWQKWSYKVGLKGEADILGSPNSITSNDWTRGSLATLKQRPLTWYKAFFNAPGGDDPLALDMSGMGKGQVWINGESIGRYWTISVNGNCSGCSYVGAFRQTKCHFGCGGPTQQWYHVPRSWLKPTRNSLVVFEEIGGDASKISIVKRLTATDK; translated from the exons ATGGCAGCTAACTCAATTTCCCACTGTTTTTCTCTAAGCAttacaattttatttctttatcttCTGCTGGTTCATTGTAATGTTACTTATGATAGAAAAGCAATTGCAATTGATGGTCAAAAAAGAATTCTCTTTTCAGGTTCTATACATTATCCTAGAAGCACCCCCGag ATGTGGGAAGGTCTTATACAAAAAGCTAAAAATGGTGGCTTGGATGTTATTGATACTTATGTCTTTTGGAACCTTCATGAACCTTCTCCTGGCAAT TATAATTTTGAAGGGAGATATGATTTGGTTCAGTTCATCAAATTGGTTAAAAAAGCTGGTTTATATGTTCATCTTCGCATTGGACCTTATATTTGTGGAGAATGGAACTTTGG gGGTTTTCCTGTTTGGTTGAAATATGTTCCTGGAATTAGTTTCAGAACAGATAATGAGCCTTTTAAG aaAGCAATGGCAAAATTCACCCAGAAAATAGTTCAAATGATGAAGGATGAAAACTTGTTTGAGTCTCAAGGTGGCCCCATCATCCTCTCTcag ATTGAAAATGAATATGAACCAGAAAGCAAGTTATATGGACCTGCTGGTAAAGCTTATGTGAAATGGGCTGCAAAAATGGCTGTTGGGCTAAACACTGGGGTTCCATGGGTTATGTGCAAGGAATATGATGCCCCAGATCCTGTG ATAAACACATGCAATGGTTTTTATTGTGATTATTTCTCTCCAAACAAACCTTATAAACCCACATTATGGACTGAGGCTTGGACTGGCTG GTTTTCAGATTTTGGTGGCCCGAATTACCAAAGGCCAGTGGAGGATTTAGCATTTGCAGTTGCCAGATTCATTCAAAAGGGTGGCTCCTTTGTCAATTACTACATG TACCATGGAGGTACCAACTTTGGAAGAACAGCTGGAGGACCTTTTATTACTACGAGCTATGACTATGATGCTCCGATCGATGAATACG GCTTGATAAGGCAACCTAAGTATGATCATCTGAAAGAACTCCATAAGGCTATCAAGTTGTGTGAAAAAGCATTGCTTAATTCTGATCCTAACATCGTCATTTTAGGAAGCTACGAAAAG GCACATGTTTTCTCTTCCGAGTCAGGTGGCTGTGCTGCATTTCTCTCGAACTATAATTTGAGGTCAAATGCAAAGGTGACATTCAATAACATGCATTACAACCTTCCGCGTTGGTCCATTAGTATCCTTCCAGATTGCCGAAATGTTGTTTTCAACACTGCCAAA GTCGGAACTGAAGCATCTCGAGTCCAAATGGTGCCAACGAATGTGAAGATAGAATCGTGGGAGACGTTCAATGAAGATGTACATTCGGTGGATGACGAATCGTCGATGACTGTAAAGGGTCTATTGGAACAGTTAAACATCACAAGAGATACCAGTGATTATCTCTGGTATACAACCAG TGTCCGAATAAGTTCATCCGAATCATTTCCTCGTAAAGGCACGCCTTTGACCCTCAGTATACAAACAGCAGGGCATGGCattcatgtattcatcaatggacaACTTTCAG gatcggcTTTTGGGACTCAACAAAAAAGGAAGTTTTCTTTTACCAAAAACATCAACCTACACCCTGGAGAGAACAAAATTTCTATTCTCAGTATAGCAGTTGGTTTACCG AATATCGGTCCACATTTTGAGACAAGGAACATAGGTGTCCAAGGACCAGTTGTTTTACATGGGCTAGATGAAGGAAAAAAGGACTTAACTTGGCAGAAATGGTCATACAAGGTTGGCCTTAAAGGAGAAGCCGATATTCTCGGTTCTCCGAATTCTATCACGTCGAACGATTGGACTCGAGGATCCTTGGCAACTCTGAAACAACGTCCATTAACATGGTACAAG GCGTTTTTCAATGCCCCGGGTGGAGACGATCCCTTAGCATTGGACATGAGTGGCATGGGAAAAGGTCAAGTATGGATCAACGGCGAGAGCATAGGCCGATATTGGACTATATCAGTTAATGGTAATTGCAGTGGATGCAGTTACGTCGGCGCATTTCGTCAAACGAAATGTCATTTTGGTTGTGGCGGTCCGACTCAACAATG GTACCATGTTCCAAGGTCCTGGTTGAAACCAACCCGAAATTCATTAGTAGTTTTTGAAGAAATCGGCGGAGATGCTTCGAAGATTTCGATCGTAAAACGATTGACGGCAACTGACAAATAA
- the LOC107908809 gene encoding chromatin remodeling protein SHL, whose amino-acid sequence MVKAKAPRRTLDSYAVKHINKIIKAGDCVLMRPADQSKPQYVSRIERIEADARGGNVKVHVRWYYRPEESIGGRRQFHGSKELFLSDHYDVQSADTIEGKCTVHSFKSYTKLDAVGNDDFFCRFEYNSSTGSFNPDRVAVYCKCEMPYNPDDLMVQCEGCSDWFHPACIEMTAEEAKRLDHFFCESCSSEGQKKLQNSHAASRHSDTKVDTKRRRR is encoded by the exons ATGGTGAAAGCCAAAGCTCCAAGGAGAACTCTAGACTCTTATGCAGTCAAACACATCAACAAAATCATTAAAG CGGGGGATTGCGTGTTGATGCGACCGGCGGATCAATCAAAACCGCAGTACGTGTCGAGAATCGAGCGGATCGAGGCGGACGCACGTGGTGGAAACGTGAAGGTGCACGTGAGGTGGTATTACCGGCCGGAGGAGTCGATCGGAGGGAGAAGACAGTTCCATGGATCTAAGGAGCTTTTTTTATCCGATCATTACGATGTGCAAAGCGCCGATACCATCGAAGGGAAGTGTACGGTACACAGTTTCAAGAGCTATACCAAGCTTGACGCCGTCGGAAACGACGACTTCTTCTGTCGTTTTGAATATAATTCTTCCACCGGTTCTTTCAATCCCGATCGCGTTGCCGT TTACTGCAAATGCGAGATGCCATATAATCCCGACGACCTAATGGTTCAATGCGAAGGTTGCAGTGACTG GTTTCATCCTGCTTGTATAGAAATGACGGCAGAGGAAGCTAAAAGGCTCGATCACTTCTTTTGCGAAAGTTGTTCGTCTGAAGGTCAGAAGAAGTTGCAGAATTCTCATGCCGCTTCCAGACACTCGGATACAAAG